A portion of the Sabethes cyaneus chromosome 3, idSabCyanKW18_F2, whole genome shotgun sequence genome contains these proteins:
- the LOC128743320 gene encoding nucleolar protein 16: protein MVKRLRKTRKNQKYNYNRNRKRLNKKIRNTGVIKCKEISKALDKTQKLSTNIRQMGLAFDVNKALPVPNAKQERLHLTRYVNGFLEEDNSDDDAPRPSKTKAKTRKPAKVAVRQQLEKDANEYVESRFRLPKGQVQYITEFIDAHGFNYRAMSRDRRNYDQETWRQLRQKVRKFLSIPEQCTPYLERKGWLDCDMGDPNDARWKEYCTDDEEC, encoded by the exons ATGGTTAAACGGTTacggaaaacgaggaaaaatcaaaagtacaaTTACAACAGAAACCGTAAAAGGCTCAACAAGAAGATTCGCAACACCGGCGTTATAAAATG CAAGGAAATCAGCAAAGCCCTTGATAAAACACAAAAACTTTCCACTAACATCCGTCAAATGGGCCTGGCATTCGACGTAAATAAAGCTCTTCCGGTTCCGAATGCCAAACAGGAACGTCTTCATTTGACCAGATACGTAAACGGATTTCTGGAGGAAGACAACTCGGATGATGATGCTCCGAGACCCAGTAAAACGAAAGCGAAAACACGCAAGCCGGCAAAGGTGGCCGTCCGCCAGCAGCTGGAGAAGGATGCTAACGAGTACGTGGAAAGTCGCTTCCGACTGCCGAAGGGTCAAGTGCAGTACATAACGGAGTTTATCGATGCTCACGGTTTCAACTATCGGGCAATGTCACGCGACAGGAGGAACTACGACCAGGAGACGTGGCGTCAGCTGCGCCAGAAGGTGCGCAAATTCCTGTCCATCCCCGAGCAGTGTACACCCTACCTGGAGCGGAAAGGTTGGCTCGACTGCGATATGGGTGATCCGAATGATGCCCGGTGGAAGGAGTACTGTACCGACGATGAGGAATGTTGA